Proteins co-encoded in one Lynx canadensis isolate LIC74 chromosome C1, mLynCan4.pri.v2, whole genome shotgun sequence genomic window:
- the GPR88 gene encoding probable G-protein coupled receptor 88: protein MTNSSSTSTSSTTGGSLLLLCEEEESWAGRRIPVSLLYSGLAIGGTLANGMVIYLVSSFRKLQTTSNAFIVNGCAADLSVCALWMPQEAVLGLLPTGSAEPPADWDGAGGSYRLLRGGLLGLGLTVSLLSHCLVALNRYLLITRAPATYQALYQRRHTAGMLALSWALALGLVLLLPPWAPRPGAAPPRVHYPALLAAAALLAQTALLLHCYLGIVRRVRVSVKRVSVLNFHLLHQLPGCAAAAAAFPGAPHAPGPGGAAHPAQAQAQPLPPALHPRRAQRRLSGLSVLLLCCVFLLATQPLVWVSLASGFSLPVPWGVQAASWLLCCALSALNPLLYTWRNEEFRRSVRSVLPGVGDAAAAAAAATAVPAVSQAQLGTRAAGQHW from the coding sequence ATGACCAACTCCTCCTCCACGTCCACCTCCTCCACCACCGGGGGATCGCTGCTGCTGCTCTGCGAGGAAGAGGAGTCGTGGGCGGGCCGGCGCATCCCCGTGTCCCTTCTGTACTCGGGCCTGGCCATCGGGGGCACGCTGGCCAACGGCATGGTCATCTATCTCGTGTCGTCCTTCCGAAAGCTGCAGACCACCAGCAACGCCTTCATCGTGAACGGCTGCGCCGCGGACCTCAGCGTCTGCGCCCTCTGGATGCCGCAGGAGGCGGTGCTCGGGCTCCTGCCCACCGGCTCGGCGGAGCCCCCCGCGGACTGGGACGGCGCCGGCGGCAGCTACCGCCTGCTGCGGGGAGGGCTGCTAGGCCTCGGGCTCACCGTGTCCCTCCTGTCCCACTGCCTGGTGGCCCTGAACCGCTACCTGCTCATCACCCGGGCGCCTGCCACCTACCAAGCGCTGTACCAGCGGCGCCACACGGCGGGCATGCTGGCGCTCTCCTGGGCGCTCGCCCTGGGCCTCGTGCTGCTGCTCCCGCCCTGGGCGCCCCGGCCCGGTGCCGCGCCCCCGCGCGTCCACTACCCGGCGCTGCTGGCCGCCGCGGCGCTGCTGGCGCAGACGGCGCTGCTGCTGCACTGCTACCTGGGCATCGTGCGCCGCGTGCGCGTCAGCGTCAAGCGGGTCAGCGTCCTCAACTTCCACCTGCTGCACCAGCTGCCCGgctgcgccgccgccgccgccgccttccCGGGCGCCCCGCACGCGCCGGGCCCGGGGGGAGCCGCGCACCCGGCGCAGGCGCAGGCCCAGCCCCTGCCGCCCGCGCTGCACCCGCGGCGGGCGCAGCGCCGTCTCAGCGGCCTGTCGGTGCTTCTGCTCTGCTGCGTCTTCCTGCTGGCCACGCAGCCGCTGGTGTGGGTGAGCCTGGCCAGCGGCTTCTCGCTGCCCGTGCCCTGGGGCGTGCAGGCGGCCAGCTGGCTCCTGTGCTGCGCCCTGTCCGCGCTCAACCCGCTGCTCTACACGTGGAGGAACGAGGAGTTCCGTCGCTCGGTGCGCTCCGTCCTGCCCGGCGTCGGCGACGCGGCGGCGGCCGCCGCTGCCGCCACGGCCGTGCCCGCTGTGTCCCAGGCGCAGCTGGGCACCCGCGCCGCCGGCCAGCACTGGTGA